A portion of the Candidatus Eremiobacteraceae bacterium genome contains these proteins:
- a CDS encoding kelch repeat-containing protein — protein MPTARLALAAAVVVGTLYAVGGSDTNNEIVNTFEAYDPETDTWTTKSPMPKARVYLAACAISRILYAAGGADKRGASDALFAYDPVTDAWTKKADMRHKVSGLAVGVVHGELYAVGGNNGNQVFKTVEAYDTAANTWTTENPMPTARWGLAVGVVNGILYAVGGLGSRGPLNTVEAYDAATNRWTSRAAMPTARFGLTVSVTNGKLYAIGGEGVGNYLDTVEAYDPATNTWTAKAAMPTARFALASGVHNGTIYAVGGYSGDVLNTVEAFRP, from the coding sequence ATGCCGACGGCGCGCCTTGCCTTGGCAGCGGCCGTCGTCGTCGGCACGCTTTATGCTGTTGGCGGATCAGACACGAACAACGAAATCGTGAACACATTTGAGGCCTACGATCCAGAGACGGATACGTGGACTACCAAATCACCGATGCCGAAAGCGCGCGTTTATCTGGCCGCATGTGCCATCAGCAGAATTCTCTATGCGGCCGGAGGTGCGGATAAGAGAGGCGCTTCGGACGCTCTTTTTGCATATGACCCTGTGACGGATGCCTGGACGAAAAAAGCGGACATGCGACATAAGGTCTCCGGCCTGGCGGTTGGCGTCGTTCACGGCGAACTCTATGCCGTCGGCGGCAACAACGGGAACCAAGTCTTCAAAACGGTCGAGGCGTACGACACCGCGGCGAATACTTGGACTACCGAGAATCCAATGCCGACCGCGCGTTGGGGTTTAGCCGTGGGTGTCGTTAACGGTATTTTATATGCCGTCGGCGGATTGGGAAGCAGAGGTCCGCTGAATACGGTTGAGGCATACGATGCCGCGACGAACCGCTGGACGTCCAGAGCCGCTATGCCCACGGCGCGCTTTGGGCTAACGGTAAGCGTCACGAATGGCAAGCTCTATGCCATCGGCGGTGAAGGGGTCGGGAACTATTTGGATACGGTAGAGGCATACGATCCCGCGACAAACACTTGGACCGCCAAGGCTGCCATGCCGACGGCGCGATTCGCGCTCGCCTCAGGCGTCCACAATGGCACAATCTATGCAGTCGGCGGCTATAGCGGCGACGTCCTGAATACGGTTGAAGCTTTCAGGCCGTAG
- a CDS encoding DUF4242 domain-containing protein, translating into MPRYLVERSFPNGLEIPMSNEGATACLNVVKNNLHEGVSWVHSYVSTDKKKTYCIYDGPDEKAIRIAAESNGLPVDTVSEVKVLDPYFYH; encoded by the coding sequence ATGCCGCGATACTTAGTCGAGCGCAGTTTTCCGAATGGGTTAGAAATCCCAATGTCCAATGAAGGTGCGACGGCGTGCTTAAATGTCGTCAAGAACAATCTTCATGAGGGCGTCTCTTGGGTTCACTCATACGTCTCGACCGACAAGAAAAAGACGTACTGCATCTACGACGGGCCGGACGAGAAGGCGATCCGGATCGCGGCAGAGTCGAACGGGCTGCCGGTTGACACCGTCAGCGAGGTGAAAGTACTCGATCCGTATTTCTACCACTAG
- a CDS encoding peroxiredoxin — MALTIGSTAPDFEAETTEGKIHFHDWIGDGWAVLFSHPKDFTPVCTTELGYMAKIKPEFDKRNTKIIGLSVDPIDDHARWSADIKETQGYAPNYPMIGDTDLAIAKAWGMLPAETSGDASKRTAADNYTVRNVYIIGPDKKIKLILVYPMTTGRNFDEVLRVLDSLQLTAKHKVATPVNWKNGENVIIAGSVSNEEAKQTYPQGWESPKPYIRIVPQPGK; from the coding sequence ATGGCACTCACGATTGGCAGCACGGCCCCCGACTTTGAAGCCGAGACCACCGAAGGCAAGATCCACTTCCACGATTGGATCGGCGACGGCTGGGCGGTGCTGTTCTCGCATCCAAAGGATTTCACGCCTGTCTGCACCACCGAGCTCGGCTACATGGCGAAAATAAAGCCCGAGTTCGACAAGCGCAATACCAAGATCATCGGCTTGAGCGTCGACCCCATCGACGATCACGCGCGATGGTCCGCTGATATCAAAGAGACACAAGGATATGCGCCCAACTATCCGATGATCGGCGACACCGATCTCGCGATCGCGAAGGCTTGGGGAATGCTGCCTGCGGAAACGTCAGGCGACGCATCGAAGCGCACGGCGGCCGACAACTACACAGTGCGAAACGTGTACATCATCGGTCCGGACAAGAAGATCAAGCTGATCCTCGTCTATCCGATGACGACCGGCCGCAACTTCGACGAAGTGCTCCGCGTGCTCGATTCACTTCAGCTCACCGCGAAGCATAAGGTTGCAACGCCGGTCAATTGGAAGAACGGCGAGAACGTGATCATCGCCGGTTCGGTCTCGAACGAGGAAGCGAAGCAGACGTATCCGCAAGGCTGGGAATCGCCGAAGCCCTATATTCGCATCGTGCCGCAACCGGGGAAATAG
- a CDS encoding CPBP family intramembrane glutamic endopeptidase, whose translation MIRPLSGVLIAIAITATMDATGLTVFSALPLFPLMALFWYLERLPRTKVGFVWGRWADYGLAVIFPLIVLSIAAAIAVMAGQTHTASTDWGKAVLNVSINAAGTIPVAILTEEGFFRGWLWASLERSGLKILNIVVWTSVAFALWHISEVTLAKGYTLPPTQIPIFIANAAVLGAIWGLLRAISGSVIVTSVSHGLWNGGAYALFGVGTRVGALGIADKATYGVEVGIVGLVLNVLFAVALWRWWMLQNQSSPNPAP comes from the coding sequence GTGATTCGACCTCTGTCGGGTGTTCTGATCGCAATCGCGATCACGGCGACAATGGACGCGACGGGCCTGACTGTATTCAGCGCCCTTCCGCTCTTTCCACTGATGGCGCTGTTTTGGTACTTGGAGCGGCTGCCCCGCACCAAAGTGGGGTTCGTCTGGGGACGATGGGCCGACTACGGTCTGGCTGTCATTTTCCCATTGATCGTGCTGAGTATAGCGGCGGCGATCGCCGTGATGGCCGGTCAAACGCATACCGCAAGCACCGATTGGGGAAAGGCCGTCCTCAATGTGTCGATAAACGCAGCAGGCACGATACCAGTCGCCATTTTAACGGAGGAAGGTTTTTTTCGCGGATGGCTGTGGGCGTCACTCGAACGCTCCGGTTTGAAAATATTGAACATCGTCGTGTGGACAAGCGTGGCATTTGCGCTGTGGCACATTTCCGAAGTCACGTTGGCCAAGGGCTACACATTGCCACCCACTCAAATTCCGATCTTCATCGCGAATGCTGCCGTCTTGGGCGCCATTTGGGGACTCCTACGTGCTATTTCCGGCTCGGTGATCGTGACAAGCGTGAGCCATGGCCTTTGGAACGGCGGCGCATATGCTTTATTCGGCGTTGGAACACGAGTCGGGGCTCTCGGAATCGCGGACAAGGCGACCTACGGCGTTGAGGTCGGAATCGTGGGCTTAGTGCTGAACGTCTTGTTTGCCGTCGCGCTTTGGCGGTGGTGGATGCTGCAAAATCAATCGAGCCCGAACCCCGCTCCATAG
- a CDS encoding energy transducer TonB: protein MYGFNISRSDGKAIDARIAALASDGSQLQQFEVQGAIPTVKAKPNEWAGLAFSIDGGSLSSIEVTAESEPGSDEVRPCSAAAVGIQRDIAPARGATPAGHGDLGALELSGSLVPALNAVAAVDVVFTRVTTMTALAYPSNAVNAGRQGQTIVGVTIDIDGRVRDAEVLTSSGVKTLDDAAIAAARSSIYSVATMNGLPVVSHFSATYEFRIDNNRR, encoded by the coding sequence GTGTACGGTTTCAATATTTCGAGGAGCGACGGTAAAGCAATTGATGCGCGGATCGCAGCGCTTGCGTCGGACGGCAGTCAATTGCAGCAGTTCGAAGTTCAAGGCGCCATCCCAACTGTAAAAGCGAAACCGAACGAATGGGCGGGTTTAGCATTTTCAATAGACGGCGGATCGCTTTCATCAATTGAAGTCACTGCAGAGTCCGAGCCGGGCAGTGACGAAGTCCGCCCATGTTCGGCGGCTGCGGTAGGTATCCAAAGGGATATCGCACCGGCGAGAGGAGCAACTCCGGCCGGCCACGGCGACTTGGGCGCGCTCGAACTAAGCGGGTCACTGGTACCTGCATTAAACGCGGTCGCCGCGGTGGATGTTGTTTTCACGCGAGTCACAACAATGACTGCGCTGGCCTATCCGTCCAATGCAGTCAACGCCGGACGTCAAGGTCAGACGATCGTAGGAGTTACGATCGACATCGATGGACGTGTAAGAGATGCCGAAGTGCTGACGTCGTCGGGCGTGAAAACGCTCGACGATGCTGCAATTGCTGCAGCCCGAAGTTCCATTTACAGCGTGGCAACAATGAACGGTTTGCCGGTCGTCAGCCACTTTTCTGCTACGTATGAGTTCCGGATCGATAACAACCGCAGATAA